The Cellulophaga lytica DSM 7489 nucleotide sequence ATACGGATTAGAATATGCAAACCAAAATGAATATTACGGTTATATAGGTTACTTAATAGGAGAAGGTATTGCATGTGGCTTACTAGCATATGCAATGTCTTTTATATTGTTATATTATATAGAAAAGCACATTACATTTGGGAACCTTAAAAAACGAAATGTAGTTAGTTTGGTATTGCTTTTTATTGGAGTTCAAATAATATACTCTTTAATTTTATGGCCAATGTTAGATGTGGTTCAGAGTATTTCTAGTTTTGAATCAGAGAAAAGCTTAACAGACTCTATAAATTGGTTTATGCGTTTAACAAATATACCATTCTTTTCTGCAATGTTTGTGATATGGATTTTTATAGTATTAGTAATAAAAGCTTATGACTACAACAAAAATATTACGTTAAAACAGTTTAAACTAGAGGGGAGTTTAAAAGAATCGCAATTAAACTCTTTAAAAGGACAAATTAATCCTCATTTTATGTTTAATAGCTTAAATAATATTAGAGGATTAATGTTAGAAGATGTTGGTAAGTCTAGAGAAATGCTTACAAAACTGTCTGAAATGCTTAGATATTCATTAATTAAGAACGATGTAAATTCTATTGCTTTAGAAGAAGAGTTAGATATGGTAGAAAACTATATTGCTTTGTCTAAAATTCAGTTTGAAGATAGATTAGAATTTGTAAAAGAAGTAGATCCTAATTCGCTTTCTGTGTCCATACCTCCAATGATTATACAGTTATTGGTAGAAAATGCGGCAAAGCACGGTATCGCTAATTTAATTAAAGGAGGCACAATAACGTTAATAACTAACAGAACCCATGATTATTTACATATAATAGTACGTAATACGGGTAAATTAAAAATAGCAAAAGGTTCTACGCAATTAGGGCTTAAAAATATAAAACAACGACTACGGTTGTTATACGGAAACTTAGCAGAGTTTTCTATAGGTGAAGTAAATGAAGAGGTAGTAGCAAATATTAAAATACCAATGGTATGAGTATGATTAAAGCAGTTATAGTTGAAGATTCTAGATTGGCTAGAAACGAGTTAAAAGAATTGATTAAAAACCACGGCGATATAGAAATTGTTGGGGAGGCAGAGAATGTAGATGAAGGTTATAAATTAATTAATGAAACCCAACCAGACTTATTGTTTTTGGATATTAATATGCCAGAAAAAGATGGATTTGAGCTCTTAGAAATGTTAGATAAGGTGCCAATTACAGTGTTTACTACAGCTTTTGATGAATATGCCATTAAATCTTTTGAGTATAATGCCTTAGATTACATTTTAAAACCTATAAACGCTAAGCGTTTTGCAAAAGCTATAGAAAAAGTTAAGGCACAACTAGAGGGGGCTACAACAGAAAATGGCCAAGAGAATGCAACCAATGAAGCTAAAGAAAAACTAACAGAAAGTAGTCAGATTTTTATAAAAGATGGAGACAAATGTTGGTTGGTTAAAATAGGAGATATCTCTTTGTTTGAAATAGTGGGTAATTATACACGTGTTTATTTTAAAGGAGAAAAACCAATGTTGTATAAGTCTTTAAACCAAGTTGAAGAAAAATTACCAGAGCATAACTTTTTTAGGGTTAACAGGCAACAGATTATAAATGTAAATTACATTGCTAATGTTGTACCGTGGTTTAATGGTAAACTTAAATTAACAATGAACTCTGGTGAAGAAGTAGAGGTGTCTAGAAGACAGTCTTATATTTTTAAAGATAAAATGAGTATTTAAAAAAGATGCTAAAAAGTAATGACTAAATTGTGGGGAAAAACCACTACTTTTTATACATCTCTTCAGGAAATTAGCCATTAAGTAGGCTTGTATATTTTTACTATCTAATAGTGTATAATTGTATACCTACTTTAAAGTTAATTAAAAATATTTACTTTTTAGTATAAAGTATTGTAAAACAATAAATTATAACATTGGTGATAACAGTTTTGCTATTTTATCTCCTAATCTAATATACCAAGGTCTATTAATCCATTTTTCTTTGTCTATTTGTTCTGCATCTAATAGATCGTTGTAAAAAGTTTTGGTTAATTCAGTAGCAATTTCTTCATCATACACAATAGCGTTAACCTCAAAATTAAGTTCAAAGCTTCTGTTGTCCATATTAGCCGTACCAACAATAGCTATTTTTTTATCTGTAACTATAGTTTTTGCATGTACAAACCCTTTTTTATAGCGGTAAACTTCTACGCCTGCATTTAATATTTCTCTGTAATATGCTCTAGAAGCAGCGTTTACTAAAAGGGTGTCTGACTCATAAGGTACAAGTAGTTTAACTTTTAACCCGCTCATTGCAGCAATGTTTAAAGCATCTAATAAACTTTCTCCAGGTATAAAATAAGGTGTGGTAATTAGTATTTCTTCCTCAGCTAAATAAATGGCTTGTAAAATAGAATATAAAATTGTTGGTGAGTTAGAGTCTGGTCCGCTAGCAGCAATTTGTACCAGTTTTGTATCTGTGTATGCAAATGAATTAAAAGGTACATACATCTCTTTCTCTAAAATTAAATTTTGGTTAGAGCAAGAGTTCCAGTCCGATAAAAATATATACTGTAAATAAGTTACCGCCGGACCTTCTAATTTTAAGTGCGTATCTCTCCAAAAAACGGCATCTGTGGTTTGGGTAGAGTTTACATAATTATCACTTACATTTATACCTCCAACAAAACCAATTTTACCATCTATAACAATAATTTTTCTGTGGTTGCGGTAATTAAGACTATTAGCAAAAGCTATTAACTTTATTTTGTAAAAAGGTACAGCTTCAATACCAGCATCTCTTAATCTTTTACTAAGCGTTTTTCTTATTTCAGAACTACCATAATCATCATAAATAAACCTAATTTTAACACCTTCTTTTGCTTTTTTTAGAAGGAGTTTTTCTATGGTATTACCAATTTTATCGTCTCTAAAAATATAATATTCTATGTGTATATGATGCTGGGCTTTTTCAATAGCTTTTAAAACTTCCGGAAATTTATTTTCACCATTGAGTAAAAGTTTTACAGTATTGTTATTTGTAAGCGGACTAGCAGTATCTTTCAATAATAAGTTAACCAATTCTGATCTGCTTTTTGCAGGCTCATTACCATTTTCTAAAACTTCTTTAGAGTGTGCTATTATTTCTTTTTCTAAAACTTTTCTTTGTTTAGAGTCTAACAAAAATTTGTTAGCATACATTTTATGTTTTCTGTAATTTATACCAAATGAGAAATAAATAATAATACCTAAAAAAGGCAAAAACACTGCGCCTAATAAATAAGCAAGTGTTTTTGTAGTGCCTCTAGTATCATAAATTATACGCAAACATGTAAATAATAATAAAAGTGCGTATAGTATTTCTAACAACAATATCCAGTTCATAAAAAACAGTTTATCTTGTTAAGATAAGCAATACATTTGTTTAACGTCTATTATTTGTTAACAGAAACTCGTACGCCTTCACTATGGCTACTAAATTCTGGAGCATACATACTTTGTATTGTTGTAATACCATTACTAAAATCACCCGCGTTATTTACACGCAAGTTATACTCAAAAACATACACTCCTTTAGGTAAATAGTCAAAAAAGAAATTAGTGCTAGCATCTTTAGTACTTTCATAATAACCTAAACCATCTTGCCATTTGTATCTAGATAGTATATTTACAGGTTCTAATCCAGAGGCTCTCATATCTTTCATATGAACAAATTCCATTGCTCTGTCTGCTCTAAGCTCTATACGTACTTTAACCAAATCACCTACAGCAAGTTTTGTGTTTTTTGTTATTTCAGATAACTGCTCGCCAGTATTGGTATTCTTTTGTAAGAACAGTTTTTTAGCTAATTTTAGTGGTGTTTCTGCAGATGTTATTTTGTCTAAATTTTCAAAATACTGCCAATACATAGCTCCCCAAGCAATACCGTTACCTTTTTTGGTGATTTGTACATCTGCCATATTTGGTTCTATTTCTTTACCGCTCCAACTAGTTTTGTAGTAACCTGTACCAGCTTCTACTTTAACATTATCTAGCTTACTAGGGTCTATTTTTTTATCAGCTACTAAAACATCTACTGCATCTGTTACAGAAAGCCAATCACTACCTTGTAACAGCAAAGCATAAACAGCTTCTGTTGTAGCTTTTGTTGTTTTCCATTGGTTAGTTTGTTTGTTTTTAAGTAACCAAATTTTAAGATTGTCAATTGTTTTAGTGTCATTCTCAATTTCTGTAAAAGCTTCAATTAATAATGACTGGGTTTCTATTGGTGCTTGGTACCAATACCAAGAACTGGTGTTTTCTTTCCAATACATACCCAATTCATCTGAAGTAATGCTGTTTTGTTTTAAAGATTTTAAAATCTTTTTAGCAGTAGCAGCTTCATCCATTCTATGCAAACTTAACGCAAGCAAGCCTTTGTTGTATAAACTGCGCTTGGTCCAGTATTTTTTAGCTTGCCCTTTGTAATATGCAGTAACTTCTCTTGTTTTTTTAGACGCTTTAACATCCGGATAAAAACTACGCATATATAAATAATGTAGTTGCATATTACTTAAATGGTCACTGTTTAAGTTAGAGCTATGTTTTTTCATATACTCATACTCACTTACAAATTCATTATCTAGGTAGGTAATAGCTTTTGTAATCATTTGCGCAACATCTTTGTCTTTTTTATTCAATGCTTTTAAGGCATCTAAATGCCCAAAACCAGCAATAATATGTTGCGTTATATACCTACTTTCATTACCACCGTTAAACCAAGCCCAAGCACCATTATTGGTTTGGTTGTTTGCTAATTTACGAACCACTGCTGCTTGTTCACTTTTCATTTTATTTAAATTAAAAAGTAAAGCAATACGTTTTTTTTGTTCTGTTTCAGATTGTGCATCTCGTAACCAAGGAGTTTCTTGAATTAAAATTGATTTTAATTCCTGGTTCTTTTCTAAATTACTTAACAATGCATCAGAATTTGCCCATTGCTTAAAAACTT carries:
- a CDS encoding sensor histidine kinase, with the protein product MKLINNWKYWVFALIGWLVLILSTLTFDKVSYGLEYANQNEYYGYIGYLIGEGIACGLLAYAMSFILLYYIEKHITFGNLKKRNVVSLVLLFIGVQIIYSLILWPMLDVVQSISSFESEKSLTDSINWFMRLTNIPFFSAMFVIWIFIVLVIKAYDYNKNITLKQFKLEGSLKESQLNSLKGQINPHFMFNSLNNIRGLMLEDVGKSREMLTKLSEMLRYSLIKNDVNSIALEEELDMVENYIALSKIQFEDRLEFVKEVDPNSLSVSIPPMIIQLLVENAAKHGIANLIKGGTITLITNRTHDYLHIIVRNTGKLKIAKGSTQLGLKNIKQRLRLLYGNLAEFSIGEVNEEVVANIKIPMV
- a CDS encoding LytR/AlgR family response regulator transcription factor, which encodes MSMIKAVIVEDSRLARNELKELIKNHGDIEIVGEAENVDEGYKLINETQPDLLFLDINMPEKDGFELLEMLDKVPITVFTTAFDEYAIKSFEYNALDYILKPINAKRFAKAIEKVKAQLEGATTENGQENATNEAKEKLTESSQIFIKDGDKCWLVKIGDISLFEIVGNYTRVYFKGEKPMLYKSLNQVEEKLPEHNFFRVNRQQIINVNYIANVVPWFNGKLKLTMNSGEEVEVSRRQSYIFKDKMSI
- the cls gene encoding cardiolipin synthase yields the protein MNWILLLEILYALLLLFTCLRIIYDTRGTTKTLAYLLGAVFLPFLGIIIYFSFGINYRKHKMYANKFLLDSKQRKVLEKEIIAHSKEVLENGNEPAKSRSELVNLLLKDTASPLTNNNTVKLLLNGENKFPEVLKAIEKAQHHIHIEYYIFRDDKIGNTIEKLLLKKAKEGVKIRFIYDDYGSSEIRKTLSKRLRDAGIEAVPFYKIKLIAFANSLNYRNHRKIIVIDGKIGFVGGINVSDNYVNSTQTTDAVFWRDTHLKLEGPAVTYLQYIFLSDWNSCSNQNLILEKEMYVPFNSFAYTDTKLVQIAASGPDSNSPTILYSILQAIYLAEEEILITTPYFIPGESLLDALNIAAMSGLKVKLLVPYESDTLLVNAASRAYYREILNAGVEVYRYKKGFVHAKTIVTDKKIAIVGTANMDNRSFELNFEVNAIVYDEEIATELTKTFYNDLLDAEQIDKEKWINRPWYIRLGDKIAKLLSPML